A single region of the Enterobacter cloacae complex sp. R_G8 genome encodes:
- the ubiB gene encoding ubiquinone biosynthesis regulatory protein kinase UbiB — protein MTPGEIRRLYFIVHTFLSYGLDELIPKMRITLPLRIWRRMLFWMPNRHKGQPLGERLRLALQELGPVWIKFGQMLSTRRDLFPPQIADQLALLQDRVAPFDGVRAKKQIEEAMGNIPVETWFDDFDIQPLASASIAQVHTARLKENGKEVVIKVIRPDILPIIKADMKLIYRLARWVPRLLPDGRRLRPLEVVREYEKTLIDELNLLRESANAIQLRRNFENSPMLYVPEVYSDYCSQNMMVMERIYGIPVSDVVALEKQGTNMKLLAERGVQVFFTQVFRDSFFHADMHPGNIFVSYEHPDDPQYIGIDCGIVGSLNKEDKRYLAENFIAFFNRDYRKVAELHVDSGWVPPDTNVEEFEFAIRTVCEPIFEKPLAEISFGHVLLNLFNTARRFNMEVQPQLVLLQKTLLYVEGVGRQLYPQLDLWKTAKPFLESWIKDQVGIPALVRAFKDKAPFWVEKMPELPELVYDSLRQSKNLQLSMDKIAHELQSNRVRQGQSRYLFGIGATLLLSGTLLLINRPDWQMAPAWLMAAGIVVWFVGWRKTR, from the coding sequence ATGACGCCTGGTGAAATTCGGCGCCTCTATTTTATCGTCCACACCTTTTTGAGTTACGGGCTCGACGAGCTTATCCCCAAAATGCGTATCACGCTGCCGCTTCGTATCTGGCGGCGGATGTTGTTCTGGATGCCTAATCGCCATAAAGGTCAGCCGCTGGGTGAACGCCTGCGTCTGGCGCTACAGGAGCTGGGCCCGGTATGGATTAAGTTCGGGCAAATGCTCTCTACCCGTCGCGATCTTTTCCCGCCACAGATTGCCGATCAGCTGGCGCTGCTGCAGGATCGCGTGGCCCCGTTTGACGGCGTGCGCGCGAAAAAACAGATCGAAGAGGCGATGGGCAATATTCCTGTTGAGACCTGGTTCGACGATTTCGACATTCAGCCTTTGGCTTCTGCCTCCATTGCCCAGGTGCATACCGCACGTCTGAAAGAGAATGGCAAAGAAGTCGTTATCAAAGTTATCCGCCCGGATATCCTGCCGATCATCAAAGCGGACATGAAGCTTATCTATCGTCTGGCGCGCTGGGTTCCACGTCTGCTCCCTGACGGACGCCGCCTGCGCCCGCTGGAGGTGGTACGGGAATACGAAAAAACGCTAATCGATGAACTGAACCTGCTGCGCGAGTCGGCAAACGCCATCCAGCTGCGTCGCAATTTTGAAAACAGCCCGATGCTGTATGTCCCTGAAGTCTATTCTGACTACTGCAGCCAGAACATGATGGTTATGGAGCGTATTTACGGTATTCCTGTCTCGGATGTCGTGGCCCTGGAGAAGCAGGGAACGAACATGAAACTGTTGGCCGAACGTGGTGTACAAGTCTTCTTTACCCAGGTCTTCCGCGACAGCTTTTTCCACGCAGACATGCATCCGGGCAATATCTTTGTGAGCTATGAGCATCCGGATGACCCGCAATATATCGGCATTGACTGCGGTATTGTCGGTTCGCTGAATAAAGAAGATAAGCGTTATCTGGCGGAGAATTTTATCGCCTTCTTTAACCGCGACTACCGTAAGGTGGCCGAACTGCACGTCGATTCAGGATGGGTTCCGCCGGATACCAATGTCGAAGAGTTCGAGTTTGCCATCCGTACCGTCTGCGAACCGATTTTTGAAAAACCGCTGGCGGAAATCTCGTTCGGTCACGTGCTACTGAATCTGTTTAACACCGCTCGCCGCTTCAACATGGAAGTGCAGCCACAGCTTGTTTTACTCCAGAAAACATTACTTTACGTTGAAGGTGTAGGTCGACAGCTCTATCCTCAGTTAGACTTGTGGAAGACGGCGAAACCTTTCCTGGAATCCTGGATTAAAGATCAGGTTGGCATTCCGGCACTGGTACGTGCGTTCAAAGATAAAGCCCCGTTCTGGGTTGAAAAAATGCCGGAGCTTCCTGAACTGGTGTATGACAGTTTGCGTCAGAGCAAGAACCTGCAACTCAGCATGGATAAAATCGCCCACGAGCTTCAGTCGAATCGTGTGCGTCAGGGCCAGTCTCGCTATCTGTTTGGTATTGGCGCAACACTGCTGCTAAGTGGTACGTTGTTGTTAATCAACCGTCCGGACTGGCAGATGGCGCCCGCCTGGCTGATGGCCGCCGGAATAGTGGTCTGGTTCGTTGGCTGGAGAAAGACGCGCTGA
- the tatA gene encoding Sec-independent protein translocase subunit TatA: MGGISIWQLLIIAVIVVLLFGTKKLGSIGSDLGASIKGFKKAMSDDENKQDKTSQDADFTAKSISDKQEDAKKEDAKRHDKEQV; encoded by the coding sequence ATGGGTGGTATCAGTATCTGGCAATTGTTAATTATTGCCGTCATCGTCGTGCTGCTGTTTGGCACCAAAAAGCTCGGTTCTATCGGTTCCGATCTGGGCGCGTCTATCAAAGGCTTCAAAAAAGCGATGAGCGATGATGAGAACAAGCAGGATAAAACCAGCCAGGATGCTGATTTCACTGCTAAGTCCATCTCCGACAAGCAAGAAGATGCCAAAAAGGAAGACGCTAAACGCCACGATAAAGAGCAGGTATAA
- the tatB gene encoding Sec-independent protein translocase protein TatB — MFDIGFGELLLVFVIGLIVLGPQRLPVAVKTVAGWVRALRSLATTVQNELAQELKLQEFQESLKKVEKASMDNLTPELKASMDELREAAESMKRSYSVNDPEKASDEANTIHNPVVKNSEAQREGVTPASAEHQATAPEHTPQEPELKKQAQPEDPVVKAAEAKPAAPVTESSPSSSDKA, encoded by the coding sequence GTGTTCGACATTGGTTTTGGTGAACTGCTGCTGGTCTTTGTGATTGGCCTGATTGTGCTGGGTCCGCAGCGTTTACCCGTTGCAGTAAAAACGGTTGCGGGGTGGGTGCGTGCGCTTCGTTCGCTGGCGACTACCGTACAGAACGAGCTGGCGCAGGAGCTTAAGCTGCAGGAATTTCAGGAAAGCCTGAAAAAGGTTGAGAAGGCGAGCATGGATAACCTGACGCCGGAACTGAAAGCTTCAATGGATGAACTGCGCGAAGCGGCAGAATCCATGAAGCGCTCCTACAGCGTCAACGATCCTGAAAAAGCGAGCGATGAAGCAAACACCATTCACAACCCGGTGGTGAAGAACAGTGAAGCGCAGCGCGAGGGCGTAACGCCTGCCAGCGCGGAGCATCAGGCCACCGCGCCTGAACATACGCCGCAGGAACCTGAACTGAAAAAACAGGCGCAGCCGGAAGACCCTGTGGTCAAAGCGGCTGAGGCAAAGCCCGCCGCGCCTGTTACCGAATCATCCCCCTCGTCGAGTGATAAAGCGTAA
- the tatC gene encoding Sec-independent protein translocase subunit TatC produces the protein MAVDDTQPLITHLIELRKRLLNCIIAVFVIFLCLVYFANDIYQVVSAPLIKQMPLGATMIATDVASPFFTPIKLTFWVSLIASAPVILYQVWAFVAPALYKHERKLVIPLLVSSSLLFYIGMAFAYFVVFPLAFGFLTHTAPEGVQVSTDIASYLSFVMALFMAFGVAFEVPVAIVLLCWVGVTTPDDLRKKRPYILVGAFVVGMLLTPPDVFSQTLLAIPMYCLFEVGVFFSRFYVGKGRRSEDEDDVSEKSSEE, from the coding sequence ATGGCAGTAGATGATACTCAACCGCTCATTACGCACCTCATAGAGCTGCGTAAGCGCCTGTTAAACTGCATTATTGCGGTTTTCGTTATTTTCTTATGCCTGGTTTATTTCGCCAACGATATCTACCAGGTTGTCTCTGCGCCGCTGATAAAGCAGATGCCGCTGGGCGCGACGATGATCGCGACGGACGTTGCTTCGCCGTTCTTCACGCCCATTAAGCTCACGTTCTGGGTATCGTTGATTGCTTCTGCTCCGGTCATTCTTTACCAGGTCTGGGCGTTTGTGGCGCCGGCCTTGTATAAGCATGAACGCAAACTGGTGATCCCGCTGCTGGTCTCCAGCTCGCTGCTGTTCTATATCGGCATGGCGTTTGCCTATTTCGTGGTCTTCCCGCTGGCCTTCGGCTTCCTGACGCATACCGCGCCGGAAGGGGTACAGGTGTCGACCGATATCGCCAGCTATCTCAGCTTTGTGATGGCGCTGTTTATGGCGTTCGGCGTGGCGTTCGAAGTGCCGGTAGCGATTGTGCTGCTTTGTTGGGTAGGGGTGACAACCCCGGATGACCTGCGTAAGAAGCGTCCGTATATCCTGGTCGGCGCATTTGTGGTCGGCATGCTGCTGACGCCGCCCGATGTCTTCTCGCAAACGCTGCTGGCCATACCGATGTATTGCCTGTTTGAGGTTGGCGTCTTCTTCTCACGTTTCTATGTGGGGAAAGGGCGTCGATCAGAGGACGAAGACGACGTCTCTGAAAAGAGCAGTGAAGAGTAA
- the tatD gene encoding 3'-5' ssDNA/RNA exonuclease TatD: MFDIGLNLTSSQFAKDRDDVVARAFAAGVKGLLLTGTNLHESEQARQLAQRYDRCWSTAGVHPHDSSQWTSESAEIIHRLAKTSEVVAIGECGLDFNRNFSTPAEQENAFTAQLALAAELEMPVFMHCRDAHERFLALLDPWLDKLPGAVLHCFTGTRQEALDCLDRGLYLGITGWVCDERRGLTLRELLPAIPADRLLLETDAPYLLPRDMKPKPASRRNEPACLGHILTSVAQWRGEDPHGLSALTDDNVRRLFGIDF; this comes from the coding sequence ATGTTTGATATCGGACTCAACCTGACCAGTTCGCAGTTTGCGAAAGATCGTGACGACGTGGTGGCGCGTGCATTTGCCGCTGGCGTAAAAGGCCTGCTGCTGACAGGCACCAATCTGCATGAAAGCGAGCAGGCGCGACAGCTGGCTCAACGCTACGATCGCTGCTGGTCTACCGCGGGCGTGCATCCTCACGACAGTAGCCAGTGGACCTCGGAGAGTGCTGAAATCATTCACAGGCTGGCGAAAACATCCGAAGTGGTGGCCATCGGTGAATGTGGCCTCGATTTCAACCGCAATTTTTCCACCCCTGCCGAACAGGAAAACGCGTTTACGGCGCAACTCGCCCTGGCGGCCGAGCTTGAAATGCCGGTGTTTATGCACTGTCGTGACGCGCATGAGCGCTTCCTCGCGCTGCTGGACCCCTGGCTGGATAAACTGCCTGGCGCAGTGCTGCACTGCTTTACCGGTACTCGTCAGGAGGCGCTGGACTGTCTGGATCGTGGGCTTTATCTGGGGATTACCGGCTGGGTATGCGATGAACGTCGCGGGCTCACGCTTCGCGAACTGTTGCCGGCGATCCCGGCCGACCGGCTGCTTCTCGAAACCGATGCGCCTTATTTATTGCCGCGTGATATGAAACCTAAGCCGGCATCGCGACGTAACGAACCGGCCTGTCTGGGGCATATTTTGACGAGCGTGGCGCAGTGGCGCGGAGAAGATCCGCATGGGTTATCTGCGCTGACGGATGACAACGTGCGTCGCCTGTTTGGCATTGATTTTTAA
- the rfaH gene encoding transcription/translation regulatory transformer protein RfaH: MQAWYLLYCKRGQLQRAQEHLERQSVNCLTPVITLEKMQRGKRTTVSEPLFPNYLFVEFDPEVIHTTTISATRGVSHFVRFGAHPATVPSTVIHQLSVYQQPDDITDPETPYAGDSVVITEGAFEGLQAIFAEPDGEARSMLLLNLLNKQVLQSVKNTDFRKV, from the coding sequence ATGCAGGCCTGGTATTTACTGTATTGCAAACGCGGGCAGCTTCAGCGCGCGCAGGAACATTTAGAACGTCAGTCTGTAAATTGCCTGACACCCGTGATCACGCTTGAAAAAATGCAGCGCGGGAAGCGCACAACCGTCAGTGAGCCGCTATTTCCGAACTATTTGTTCGTGGAATTCGACCCGGAAGTGATCCACACCACTACCATCAGTGCCACGCGTGGCGTCAGCCATTTTGTCCGTTTTGGTGCGCACCCGGCAACGGTGCCGTCGACGGTGATCCATCAGCTTTCGGTTTATCAACAACCTGACGATATTACCGACCCGGAAACCCCGTACGCGGGAGACAGTGTTGTCATCACCGAAGGTGCCTTCGAAGGCCTGCAGGCAATTTTCGCCGAGCCGGACGGTGAAGCACGCTCTATGCTGTTGCTCAATCTGCTTAATAAGCAGGTGCTGCAAAGCGTGAAAAACACCGACTTCCGCAAAGTTTAA
- the ubiD gene encoding 4-hydroxy-3-polyprenylbenzoate decarboxylase — MINCMKYHDLRDFLTLLEKQGELKRITLPVDPYLEMTEIADRTLRAGGPALLFENPKGYSMPVLCNLFGTPRRVALGMGQEDVTALREVGKLLAFLKEPEPPKGFRDLFDKLPQFKQVLNMPTKRLRGAPCQQKVLEGDAVDLTKIPIMQCWPEDAAPLITWGLTVTRGPHKERQNLGIYRQQLIGKNKLIMRWLSHRGGALDFQEWCAAHPGERFPVSVALGADPATILGAVTPVPDTLSEYAFAGLLRGTKTEVVKCISNDLEVPASAEIVLEGYIEQGELAPEGPYGDHTGYYNEVDNFPVFTVTHITQREDAIYHSTYTGRPPDEPAVLGVALNEVFVPILQKQFPEIVDFYLPPEGCSYRLAVVTMKKQYPGHAKRVMMGVWSFLRQFMYTKFVIVCDDDVNARDWNDVIWAITTRMDPARDTVLVENTPIDYLDFASPVSGLGSKMGLDATNKWPGETDREWGRPIKKDPAVTARIDAIWDELAIMSNGKPQADR, encoded by the coding sequence ATGATTAACTGCATGAAATACCACGATCTCCGCGACTTCCTGACGCTGCTGGAAAAGCAGGGCGAACTCAAACGCATTACGCTTCCTGTCGATCCTTATCTGGAAATGACAGAAATTGCTGACCGCACCCTGCGTGCCGGTGGTCCGGCGCTTCTGTTTGAAAACCCGAAAGGTTATTCAATGCCGGTGCTGTGCAACCTGTTTGGGACACCTCGGCGTGTGGCGTTGGGCATGGGGCAAGAGGACGTCACCGCGTTACGTGAAGTAGGTAAACTTCTCGCGTTTCTGAAAGAGCCGGAGCCACCGAAAGGCTTCCGCGATCTGTTCGATAAACTGCCGCAGTTTAAGCAGGTACTGAACATGCCAACCAAACGCCTTCGCGGCGCGCCATGCCAGCAGAAAGTGCTGGAAGGCGATGCGGTTGATCTGACCAAAATCCCGATCATGCAGTGCTGGCCTGAAGATGCTGCGCCACTCATCACCTGGGGGCTCACCGTCACACGCGGGCCACACAAAGAGCGTCAAAATCTGGGTATTTACCGCCAGCAGCTGATTGGCAAGAATAAGCTCATTATGCGCTGGCTGTCGCATCGCGGTGGCGCGCTGGATTTCCAGGAGTGGTGCGCTGCGCACCCGGGCGAGCGTTTTCCGGTCTCTGTTGCGTTAGGTGCCGACCCCGCCACCATTCTGGGCGCGGTCACGCCAGTGCCGGATACGCTGTCGGAATATGCCTTCGCAGGACTGCTGCGTGGCACCAAAACGGAAGTCGTGAAGTGTATCTCTAACGACCTCGAAGTGCCCGCGAGTGCAGAGATTGTCCTGGAAGGTTACATTGAACAGGGCGAGCTGGCACCCGAAGGCCCGTACGGTGACCACACGGGCTATTATAACGAAGTGGATAACTTCCCGGTGTTTACCGTCACGCACATTACCCAGCGTGAAGATGCGATTTATCACTCCACCTATACCGGACGTCCACCGGACGAACCCGCAGTGCTGGGCGTGGCGCTGAATGAAGTGTTTGTGCCGATCCTGCAAAAGCAGTTCCCGGAAATTGTTGATTTCTATTTGCCGCCTGAAGGATGCTCGTATCGCCTGGCGGTGGTCACAATGAAGAAGCAGTATCCTGGCCACGCGAAACGGGTGATGATGGGCGTATGGTCTTTCCTGCGCCAGTTTATGTATACCAAATTTGTGATTGTCTGCGATGATGACGTTAACGCCCGCGACTGGAATGATGTTATCTGGGCCATTACCACGCGAATGGATCCGGCACGCGACACGGTGTTAGTGGAAAACACGCCGATAGATTATCTGGATTTTGCCTCGCCGGTTTCCGGTCTTGGCTCAAAAATGGGACTGGATGCCACAAATAAATGGCCTGGCGAAACCGACCGTGAATGGGGTCGCCCGATCAAGAAAGATCCTGCTGTGACCGCGCGAATTGACGCGATCTGGGACGAACTGGCCATAATGAGTAACGGTAAACCGCAGGCTGACCGTTAA
- the fre gene encoding NAD(P)H-flavin reductase → MTTLSCKVTSVDAITDTVYRVRLVPEAAFSFRAGQYLMVVMDERDKRPFSMASTPAEQEFIELHIGASELNLYAMAVMDRILKEREIVVDIPHGEAWLRDDEDRPLILIAGGTGFSYVRSILLTALARNPDRDITIYWGGREEKHLYDLSELEALSVNHPNLRVEPVVEQPEEGWRGRSGTVLTAVLQDHGTLAGHDIYIAGRFEMAKIARDLFCNERDAREDRLFGDAFAFI, encoded by the coding sequence ATGACAACCTTAAGCTGTAAAGTGACCTCGGTAGATGCTATCACCGACACCGTATATCGCGTCCGTTTAGTGCCTGAAGCGGCATTCTCTTTCCGTGCTGGTCAGTACCTGATGGTCGTGATGGATGAACGTGATAAGCGTCCTTTCTCTATGGCCTCAACGCCAGCGGAGCAGGAATTTATTGAGCTTCATATTGGTGCGTCAGAGCTTAACCTGTATGCGATGGCGGTGATGGATCGGATCCTGAAGGAACGCGAAATCGTAGTGGATATTCCACACGGTGAAGCGTGGCTGCGCGATGACGAAGACCGTCCACTGATTCTGATCGCTGGTGGCACAGGCTTCTCGTATGTGCGCTCTATTCTGTTGACCGCACTGGCCCGTAATCCAGACCGTGATATCACCATTTACTGGGGTGGCCGCGAAGAGAAACATCTCTACGACCTCTCTGAGCTGGAAGCGCTGAGCGTTAACCATCCCAACCTGCGTGTTGAGCCGGTGGTTGAGCAGCCGGAAGAGGGCTGGCGTGGGCGTAGCGGGACGGTGCTGACGGCGGTACTGCAGGATCATGGCACGCTGGCAGGGCACGACATCTATATCGCGGGCCGCTTTGAGATGGCGAAAATTGCCCGTGACCTGTTCTGTAACGAACGTGATGCACGTGAAGATCGTCTGTTTGGCGATGCGTTTGCGTTTATCTAA
- the fadA gene encoding acetyl-CoA C-acyltransferase FadA, which yields MEKVVIVDAIRTPMGRSKGGAFRNVRAEDLSAHLMRSLLARNPALDPAALDDIYWGCVQQTLEQGFNIARNASLLAEIPHSVPAVTVNRLCGSSMQALHDAARMIMTGDAQACLVGGVEHMGHVPMSHGVDFHPGMSRNVAKAAGMMGLTAEMLSRLHGISREMQDTFAARSHARAWAATQSGAFKNEIIPTGGHDADGVLKQFSYDEVIRPETTVEALSTLRPAFDPVTGTVTAGTSSALSDGAAAMLVMSESRARELGLTPRARVRSMAVVGCDPSIMGYGPVPASKLALKKAGLTTSDIDLFEMNEAFAAQILPCIKDLGLMEQIDEKINLNGGAIALGHPLGCSGARISTTLINLMERKDAQFGLATMCIGLGQGIATVFERV from the coding sequence TCTCTCAGCGCACCTGATGCGTAGCCTGCTGGCGCGTAATCCGGCGCTGGACCCGGCTGCGCTCGACGATATCTACTGGGGCTGTGTGCAACAGACACTTGAGCAGGGCTTCAACATTGCCCGTAATGCGTCACTGCTGGCGGAGATCCCGCATTCGGTGCCGGCAGTGACCGTCAACCGTCTGTGCGGTTCCTCAATGCAGGCGCTGCATGATGCGGCGCGTATGATCATGACCGGCGATGCCCAGGCCTGCCTGGTCGGCGGCGTGGAACACATGGGCCATGTGCCAATGAGCCACGGGGTCGATTTCCACCCTGGCATGAGTCGTAACGTGGCGAAAGCCGCAGGCATGATGGGACTGACCGCCGAAATGCTGTCCCGTCTGCACGGCATCAGCCGTGAAATGCAGGATACCTTTGCCGCGCGTTCTCATGCTCGCGCATGGGCCGCCACGCAATCCGGCGCGTTTAAGAATGAGATCATCCCGACCGGCGGCCACGACGCTGACGGCGTTCTGAAACAGTTCAGCTACGACGAAGTGATCCGTCCAGAAACCACCGTTGAAGCGCTGTCCACACTGCGTCCGGCGTTTGACCCGGTTACCGGCACGGTTACAGCAGGGACCTCGTCAGCGCTGTCTGACGGAGCGGCCGCGATGCTGGTTATGAGCGAAAGCCGCGCCCGCGAGCTGGGGTTAACGCCACGCGCTCGGGTACGTTCGATGGCGGTTGTAGGATGCGATCCTTCAATCATGGGCTACGGCCCGGTTCCGGCCTCGAAGCTGGCGCTGAAAAAAGCGGGATTGACCACCAGCGATATCGACCTGTTTGAGATGAATGAAGCGTTCGCCGCGCAGATCCTGCCGTGCATCAAAGATCTTGGGCTGATGGAGCAGATCGACGAGAAGATTAACCTCAACGGCGGCGCGATCGCCCTCGGTCACCCGCTGGGCTGCTCCGGGGCGCGTATTAGCACAACGCTGATTAACCTGATGGAACGCAAAGATGCGCAGTTTGGTCTGGCAACGATGTGTATTGGGTTGGGTCAGGGTATCGCGACGGTGTTTGAGAGAGTGTAA